One genomic window of Thermococcus indicus includes the following:
- a CDS encoding class III signal peptide-containing protein, with translation MRNKKVRGQVTLEFLFIFGLLTILLLYSVRNTSFSEGSPSVENLRIQVALEEKSLANAIANTISQVYAQGLGSKATTYVKVTYLNKESYLSRAYGYEQPIVKIFMINASDRNNPSGISAGILVSVTENREGPAVSGDDKNAFFTPMLYNYTGNAIKVKFFSEEDTRTPKISDIPSDLRIVVEWNPDEPADMEYNETSGTLWININPGG, from the coding sequence ATGAGGAATAAAAAGGTTAGGGGCCAGGTTACCCTGGAGTTCCTGTTCATATTCGGGCTACTCACGATACTGCTGCTATACTCGGTGAGGAATACCTCATTCAGCGAGGGCTCGCCATCTGTGGAGAACCTTCGTATTCAGGTGGCCCTCGAGGAGAAAAGCCTGGCCAATGCCATAGCCAACACGATAAGCCAAGTTTACGCCCAGGGGCTTGGTTCGAAGGCGACGACGTACGTTAAGGTTACGTATCTAAACAAGGAGAGCTACTTAAGCAGAGCCTACGGCTACGAACAGCCCATTGTGAAGATTTTCATGATAAATGCATCTGACAGAAACAATCCGTCGGGGATTTCCGCCGGAATCCTAGTATCGGTGACCGAAAACAGGGAGGGGCCAGCAGTAAGTGGGGACGACAAAAACGCCTTTTTCACACCAATGCTCTACAATTACACCGGAAATGCGATAAAAGTTAAGTTCTTTTCGGAGGAGGACACAAGGACCCCAAAAATATCTGACATACCCTCTGACCTGAGGATAGTCGTTGAATGGAACCCGGATGAACCCGCCGATATGGAGTACAACGAAACGAGCGGAACGCTCTGGATAAACATCAATCCGGGTGGATAA
- a CDS encoding FtsZ/tubulin family protein: MRALIIGVGQCGTKIADLFSLVDFEALALNTSRGDLEYLKHVPPERRILIGENLTGGKGVNANPILGREAMKRDLPLVMRKIGSIIGYEDVDIFFLTFGFGGGTGAGGTPVLAEALKEEYPDSLVVAIGALPLREEGIRPTINAAITIDKLSKIADSIIAIDNNKLKEGSDDISRAYERINYTIVERIASLLALVDVPGEQTLDASDLKFVLKAFGSFATVGYAKADANKVKSLSRLITRSFESEGLYLDANIESALYGLVAVHGPPEVLKATDIFEALNYLTNKIRGKQIFRGFYPDPREREVEVVTLLSGIYESRSIEDIIITAKRYARSFMEAKEKAENKKKELLSGLPDFDDVYAKGGSELKEIPYREYPDIEGIGKRLRREKDD; the protein is encoded by the coding sequence GTGAGGGCTCTAATCATAGGGGTCGGCCAGTGCGGGACTAAAATCGCCGACCTCTTTTCCCTCGTCGATTTTGAGGCGCTCGCCCTGAACACATCCAGGGGCGACCTGGAGTACCTCAAGCATGTCCCCCCCGAGAGGAGGATACTCATAGGAGAGAACCTGACCGGCGGCAAGGGGGTCAATGCAAACCCAATACTCGGCAGGGAGGCCATGAAGCGCGATTTGCCCCTCGTCATGCGCAAGATAGGCTCAATAATCGGCTACGAGGACGTGGACATATTCTTCCTGACCTTCGGCTTCGGCGGCGGAACCGGCGCCGGAGGAACTCCAGTTCTGGCCGAGGCGCTCAAGGAAGAGTACCCCGATTCCCTGGTGGTGGCCATCGGAGCGCTCCCCCTCAGGGAGGAGGGAATAAGGCCTACCATCAACGCAGCCATAACCATCGACAAGCTCTCAAAGATCGCCGATTCCATAATAGCCATAGACAACAACAAACTCAAGGAAGGCTCCGACGATATAAGCAGGGCCTACGAGAGGATAAACTACACTATCGTTGAGAGGATAGCGTCACTTTTGGCCCTGGTAGACGTTCCTGGAGAGCAGACCCTCGACGCCAGCGATTTAAAGTTCGTCCTCAAGGCCTTCGGAAGCTTTGCAACCGTCGGCTACGCCAAGGCCGACGCTAACAAGGTCAAAAGCCTCTCTAGGCTCATCACCCGGTCCTTCGAGAGCGAGGGCCTGTACCTTGACGCCAACATAGAGTCCGCCCTTTACGGACTCGTGGCGGTTCACGGCCCTCCTGAAGTCCTGAAGGCCACAGACATATTCGAGGCGCTCAACTACCTCACCAACAAGATAAGGGGCAAGCAGATATTCCGCGGCTTCTACCCGGACCCGCGCGAGAGGGAGGTGGAAGTTGTAACCCTCCTCAGCGGCATCTACGAGAGCAGGAGCATCGAGGACATCATCATCACCGCCAAGCGGTACGCCCGGTCCTTCATGGAGGCGAAGGAGAAAGCGGAGAACAAAAAGAAGGAGCTCCTGAGCGGCCTGCCCGACTTCGATGACGTGTACGCCAAGGGTGGGAGTGAGCTGAAGGAAATCCCCTACAGAGAGTACCCCGATATCGAAGGTATAGGCAAGAGGCTCCGGAGGGAGAAGGATGACTGA
- a CDS encoding prenyltransferase/squalene oxidase repeat-containing protein, with protein sequence MKRTLTAVILFMLLVLPYTSAASVIDESLGFISYTVADTNEIPKKALLLTALVSTVGKARNSTDALSTVMDVTKELLEIQNPDGGWGHYRGEVSTPQDTATVLIALGAVMELIKDYPTGISENDIEVAIRDGRTYLLTAFNGEGWGYLADSPTEFYPTALSLWALGTTGLTPEKSIAVEAGAEYLERARDLRPDYLALRLIAFKAIGYGNVTADLERCKELLSSAGLNERERAMLTYALVLYEPLSFDTGRALTVLELTGNDNGTYYLTSKEGPFLDTDSITPTAYAVMAFSSVADRLSGNFTNPKGELCSALAEGQNPDGSWGIHPGTHGSAKATYYAVRALKTCTPVPEGVDRAIEWAREHLTDAKDDAVLHGTVTEEYYYTVKLLAEFGDLSDDEKEELLNFTRSMEVFPGRWAGYFSIPQPYETAMGLDLLLELGAKGDDINASGEWLLSVTPDGWGIILNHLLGVMVGKNVPTTVEALESLIRVADIEKLRPHSDWLMAQRLDDGSWGHFGRSENILGEVSYGVGSMEYTVRAAEILDALGYDVKNDALKWVIDNLHNGTKTTVDTALALEFIKDVKFLPEVTLYETITALRGGLWELHYTGEYQTVAETIAPQLEELGSSVDLKGRVSKVEDGNHIFLAAPGDINVSRYNGEVTLKVRGQLVTVNGRTYPLASTIVIIPGRTQDGHVLMVLFAEQSSGAVELVFTSGLFKYFHGKYLVLEAKDSNGNGVIDPNEIKLLDAG encoded by the coding sequence ATGAAGAGGACGTTAACCGCTGTAATTCTGTTCATGCTCCTTGTGCTCCCATATACCAGTGCCGCGAGTGTAATAGACGAGTCCCTTGGATTCATCAGTTACACGGTGGCCGACACAAACGAGATTCCAAAAAAGGCCCTGCTCTTAACTGCCCTCGTTTCCACAGTCGGGAAGGCCCGAAACAGTACCGACGCACTCTCAACTGTGATGGACGTCACGAAGGAGCTTCTCGAAATCCAGAACCCGGATGGGGGCTGGGGCCACTACCGGGGTGAGGTGAGTACCCCCCAGGATACTGCAACCGTTCTGATTGCCCTTGGGGCCGTTATGGAGCTTATAAAGGATTACCCTACCGGAATCAGCGAAAACGACATTGAAGTAGCGATCAGGGATGGCAGGACGTATCTTCTAACAGCGTTCAATGGGGAGGGATGGGGATACCTGGCGGACTCCCCCACGGAGTTCTACCCGACCGCACTCTCACTCTGGGCGCTTGGAACCACGGGTCTAACGCCCGAGAAAAGCATCGCGGTCGAAGCCGGGGCCGAATACCTGGAGAGAGCCAGGGATTTGAGGCCGGACTACCTCGCTCTCAGGCTCATAGCGTTTAAAGCCATTGGTTACGGAAACGTAACCGCGGACCTGGAGAGGTGCAAGGAACTCCTGTCCTCCGCCGGACTCAACGAAAGGGAGAGGGCCATGCTCACGTACGCCCTGGTTCTCTACGAGCCGCTGAGTTTTGACACCGGCCGGGCCCTGACGGTTCTCGAACTGACCGGCAACGACAACGGGACGTATTATCTAACCAGCAAGGAGGGCCCGTTCCTCGATACGGACTCCATCACCCCCACCGCCTACGCGGTTATGGCGTTCTCCAGCGTGGCCGACAGGCTCTCAGGGAACTTCACCAACCCCAAGGGGGAGCTGTGTTCAGCGCTGGCCGAAGGCCAGAACCCCGACGGAAGCTGGGGAATCCACCCCGGAACCCACGGATCGGCAAAGGCAACCTACTACGCGGTTCGGGCGCTGAAGACATGCACCCCCGTGCCGGAAGGTGTTGATCGGGCCATAGAATGGGCGCGGGAGCACCTTACAGATGCCAAGGACGATGCGGTACTCCACGGGACAGTGACCGAGGAGTACTACTACACGGTCAAACTTCTCGCGGAGTTTGGCGATTTAAGCGACGACGAAAAGGAGGAACTCCTGAACTTCACACGCTCCATGGAGGTCTTTCCTGGCAGGTGGGCCGGGTACTTCTCCATACCCCAGCCGTACGAAACGGCAATGGGCCTTGACCTGCTGCTGGAGCTCGGCGCGAAGGGAGACGACATAAACGCCTCCGGGGAGTGGCTCCTCTCCGTGACCCCGGACGGATGGGGCATAATACTCAACCACCTGCTGGGCGTCATGGTCGGAAAGAACGTCCCAACCACGGTGGAGGCTCTGGAGTCCCTCATTAGGGTCGCGGATATTGAAAAGCTGCGCCCGCACTCGGACTGGCTGATGGCCCAGAGACTCGACGACGGCTCCTGGGGACACTTTGGCAGAAGTGAAAACATCCTGGGGGAGGTCTCATACGGTGTGGGTTCGATGGAGTACACAGTCCGGGCCGCGGAGATCCTTGACGCCCTTGGATACGACGTAAAGAACGACGCCCTAAAGTGGGTCATTGACAACCTCCACAACGGGACGAAAACGACCGTGGACACCGCCCTTGCCCTTGAGTTCATCAAAGACGTCAAGTTCCTGCCGGAGGTAACCCTCTACGAGACCATAACCGCCCTCCGCGGTGGATTGTGGGAACTTCACTACACCGGGGAATACCAGACGGTCGCCGAGACCATCGCACCCCAGCTCGAGGAACTCGGATCGAGTGTGGACCTGAAGGGGAGAGTTTCCAAGGTGGAAGATGGAAACCACATCTTCTTAGCCGCCCCCGGCGACATCAACGTCTCGAGGTACAACGGCGAGGTAACCCTCAAGGTCAGGGGGCAGCTGGTGACGGTAAACGGCAGAACGTATCCCCTGGCCAGCACCATAGTCATAATACCCGGCAGGACTCAGGACGGCCACGTGCTGATGGTTCTCTTCGCCGAGCAGAGCAGCGGGGCCGTGGAGCTCGTATTTACCTCCGGCCTCTTCAAATACTTCCACGGAAAATACCTGGTGCTCGAGGCGAAGGACTCCAACGGAAACGGCGTCATTGACCCCAACGAGATAAAGCTCCTGGACGCGGGGTGA